The following proteins are encoded in a genomic region of Reichenbachiella sp.:
- a CDS encoding RagB/SusD family nutrient uptake outer membrane protein encodes MKNYIQIFAYYILFIGLCFVAGSCTELDENPYGKLNDPEVAFKDISNLNATAIAMYAAIRGDGSWAEGFATTQHMTTMFGADDLTTIAGGNKEPFREFDSFSKSPSNIWMSNLYKGCYRAILNANAVIGYATYTQAEQSDIDNLVGQAYFVRALSYFYLVRSWGRIPMYTTPDAPVDLGLSEIADVYDQMILDLQEAETLLPDTQAEVGRPKKGAAKALLAKVYLTKAGWPLKDQASYALAASKAKEVIDQKGTWGYDLLPSFDMIWQRENDNSEESIFSIQYDRNTGDGAHANHLIGTASMPKEENGWEDFCSELTFYSEFPAGPRKDATFHTVFQTSDGGSVNFEDSDARHPYYAKFRDGAVDESEPWVNTFHTAAAYALIRYADVLLIFAEARAQSSGVDALAYDAINQVRNRAGLSDLATGLSQEDFVNAVIDERGWELAGEGQRWYDLLRTEKVQEVIDKRDPAEAVKIIGPISEDNFYAPIPEAEVLKNPNLAE; translated from the coding sequence ATGAAAAATTACATACAAATATTCGCTTATTATATTCTATTTATTGGCCTATGTTTCGTTGCAGGATCTTGTACAGAATTGGATGAAAATCCATATGGCAAATTGAATGATCCAGAAGTGGCATTTAAAGATATCTCAAACCTCAATGCTACGGCAATAGCCATGTACGCGGCTATCCGAGGAGATGGTAGCTGGGCCGAGGGCTTTGCTACTACTCAGCACATGACTACCATGTTTGGTGCCGATGATTTGACTACTATCGCAGGCGGAAACAAAGAGCCGTTCAGAGAGTTTGATTCTTTTAGCAAATCGCCTAGCAACATCTGGATGTCCAATCTCTACAAGGGTTGCTACCGTGCGATTCTCAATGCCAATGCCGTAATTGGTTATGCTACCTACACGCAGGCTGAGCAATCAGACATCGACAACTTGGTGGGGCAGGCTTATTTTGTTCGTGCACTCAGTTATTTCTATCTCGTGCGCAGTTGGGGGAGGATTCCCATGTACACCACACCAGATGCTCCGGTAGATCTAGGATTATCAGAAATTGCAGATGTATATGATCAAATGATTTTGGATCTGCAAGAGGCCGAAACGCTGCTGCCAGATACTCAGGCTGAGGTAGGAAGACCAAAAAAAGGAGCGGCGAAGGCGCTACTGGCTAAGGTGTATTTGACTAAGGCGGGTTGGCCTTTGAAGGATCAGGCGTCGTATGCGTTGGCTGCCAGCAAGGCGAAAGAGGTGATAGATCAAAAAGGAACTTGGGGCTACGATCTGTTGCCAAGCTTTGATATGATCTGGCAACGTGAGAATGATAACAGCGAGGAATCTATATTTTCTATCCAGTACGACAGAAATACAGGTGATGGTGCACATGCCAATCACCTGATTGGTACGGCTTCGATGCCAAAGGAAGAAAATGGTTGGGAAGATTTTTGCAGCGAGCTTACTTTCTATAGTGAATTCCCTGCTGGACCAAGAAAAGATGCTACTTTCCACACGGTCTTTCAGACCTCAGATGGAGGCAGTGTAAACTTTGAGGATAGTGATGCCCGTCATCCATACTATGCAAAATTTAGAGATGGAGCAGTTGATGAGTCAGAGCCTTGGGTTAATACTTTTCACACCGCAGCAGCCTATGCGTTGATTCGATATGCAGATGTCCTTTTGATCTTTGCGGAGGCTAGGGCACAGTCGAGCGGAGTAGATGCCTTGGCGTATGATGCCATCAATCAAGTAAGGAATAGAGCTGGATTATCTGATTTGGCCACGGGATTATCGCAAGAAGATTTTGTGAATGCCGTAATTGATGAAAGAGGCTGGGAACTGGCAGGCGAAGGTCAGCGCTGGTATGACTTATTGAGAACCGAGAAAGTACAGGAGGTTATTGATAAGCGAGATCCTGCCGAGGCAGTGAAAATCATTGGGCCCATATCGGAAGATAATTTTTATGCGCCAATCCCTGAAGCAGAAGTATTAAAGAACCCAAATCTAGCAGAATAA
- a CDS encoding TonB-dependent receptor: MKQILRFITIPSMAILLLMGNISFAQDGESREISGQVQAEDGTSMVGVHVQVEDTDLGTITDIDGKFRLSVPATARAISFSMIGFKPQSLNITSANVFDVVLIEDADVLSEVIVVGYGTQRKNDFTGSVSSLSNKSFENQPLVRADNILSGRAAGVQVAANSGAPGGNTKIRIRGANSINGNNQPLIVIDGVISADLQMVNPSDIESMEVLKDASATAIYGSRGANGVVLITTKGGVSDRTIVRFNTFYSISTLPKEIDYLAAGEFAELYNEYDRDIYYDPAFPYQAPFTDQEVANFYANGGTDWQDEIFRTAHAQNYEVAVQGGNDKVKYYLSSSYLDQEGILINTGFKRFNLRSKIDIELSDKWDLNLSVAGSRQEGRNNNDVGSQYGAIGRMPQWVATEPVWDANEEFYNNSPSYGAVTGNPVGLQMTQNSDVVTDNYIPSGALTYQVIPDLSIKFAGALDLRTTAHSYFNDNYLLQGPSGITTAGVNHFRKTRGQYSVVANYNKELGAHAFELTGIYEGTTFKDEGAYAEASDLNSPTLGYYNLALSGTQRASSYYYDEYLSSVAFRLNYILAGKYMLTATVRRDGSSKFVGDNQYSVFPSAALAWHLGDEEFIKDLNLFSTVKLRASYGLTGNQGVGSYATLPYFVQNPTVDYSPGGPTAESVTGLGIGAPGNTALKWETTKQLDLGVEVGFLTDRVRFEFDYYAKNTNDLLLNYQLPFYAGNGTIVSNIGEVENKGVELMISGTPIDRSWLKWDMSFNFSVNKNEVIDLGEETEIFPTTRYADADAPLNIIKEGESLGTFYGYKYEGVWTSAERDQAALYGNVPGDAKYHDLNGDFIIDTEDLQIIGEAQPNFIYGFSNTFKIKNFDLSILMQGVSGGQVYNGMYQKSVGLFGQSQAFTSPDHYQRWTTTNEETNVPAFSTSSQLFSNSSRWIQDGSYLRVKNITLAYNVPTANLGSILSSIQRLQIYASADNLWTWSDYTGYDPEASSAGNTVGGGSNTDVDQNIDTGAYPNPRTFIAGLKIAF, encoded by the coding sequence ATGAAACAAATATTACGTTTTATTACAATACCAAGTATGGCGATTCTACTGCTAATGGGCAATATATCATTTGCACAAGATGGAGAGAGTCGGGAAATTTCGGGCCAAGTGCAGGCTGAAGATGGCACCTCAATGGTGGGGGTTCATGTGCAAGTGGAAGATACTGATCTGGGAACGATCACAGATATAGACGGCAAATTTAGATTGTCTGTACCGGCTACAGCACGTGCTATTTCTTTTTCGATGATAGGGTTCAAACCACAGTCATTAAATATCACCTCAGCGAACGTGTTTGATGTTGTTTTGATAGAAGACGCTGATGTACTGTCGGAGGTGATAGTGGTAGGATATGGCACACAGCGCAAGAATGATTTTACAGGCTCGGTTTCATCTTTGTCCAACAAGAGTTTTGAGAACCAGCCATTGGTTCGTGCGGATAATATCTTAAGCGGACGGGCAGCAGGGGTACAAGTTGCGGCCAACTCTGGCGCGCCAGGGGGTAATACAAAAATCCGAATCAGAGGTGCCAATTCTATAAACGGCAACAATCAGCCACTCATCGTAATAGATGGAGTGATTAGCGCAGATCTACAAATGGTCAATCCAAGCGATATCGAATCCATGGAAGTACTCAAGGATGCGTCAGCTACCGCTATCTATGGATCTAGAGGTGCCAATGGCGTGGTGCTGATCACTACCAAAGGAGGCGTGTCGGATCGAACGATCGTACGATTCAATACCTTTTATTCCATCTCAACTTTACCTAAGGAAATAGACTACCTAGCGGCTGGTGAATTCGCAGAATTATATAATGAATACGACAGAGATATTTACTATGACCCTGCTTTCCCATATCAAGCGCCATTTACGGATCAAGAAGTAGCGAACTTCTATGCAAATGGAGGAACGGATTGGCAAGACGAGATATTTAGAACTGCTCACGCTCAAAACTATGAAGTAGCGGTGCAGGGGGGGAATGACAAGGTGAAGTACTATTTGTCTTCTTCCTATCTCGATCAAGAGGGAATTTTAATAAATACAGGGTTTAAAAGATTCAATCTCAGGTCGAAAATTGACATCGAACTTTCTGATAAATGGGATTTGAACCTGAGTGTAGCAGGAAGTAGACAAGAAGGACGAAATAACAATGATGTAGGGTCACAGTATGGTGCCATTGGGCGAATGCCCCAATGGGTAGCGACGGAGCCGGTATGGGATGCTAACGAGGAGTTTTATAATAATTCACCGAGTTACGGTGCCGTTACGGGCAACCCTGTAGGCCTACAGATGACACAGAATTCAGATGTAGTTACAGACAATTACATTCCGTCTGGAGCACTTACCTATCAGGTCATTCCAGATTTAAGTATCAAGTTTGCTGGAGCCTTAGATCTTCGAACTACTGCTCACAGTTATTTCAACGATAATTATTTACTTCAAGGCCCAAGTGGAATTACCACAGCCGGAGTAAACCATTTTAGAAAAACACGTGGTCAGTATAGCGTAGTGGCCAACTACAACAAGGAACTAGGTGCACATGCTTTTGAATTAACAGGTATTTATGAAGGGACTACTTTCAAGGACGAAGGAGCCTATGCAGAAGCCAGTGACTTGAACTCACCTACTTTGGGCTATTACAATTTGGCATTGAGTGGTACGCAAAGAGCTTCTTCTTACTACTATGATGAATACTTGAGCTCCGTGGCCTTTAGGCTGAACTACATCTTAGCTGGGAAGTATATGCTCACCGCGACTGTGCGAAGAGATGGCTCGTCCAAATTTGTAGGGGACAATCAATACAGTGTTTTCCCTTCTGCCGCTTTAGCGTGGCATCTGGGAGACGAAGAATTCATCAAGGACTTAAATCTTTTTAGCACGGTTAAATTAAGAGCGAGCTATGGCCTTACGGGAAACCAGGGGGTAGGCTCCTACGCAACCTTGCCCTATTTTGTGCAGAACCCCACGGTCGACTATTCGCCAGGCGGGCCTACGGCTGAGAGCGTTACAGGACTTGGAATAGGTGCTCCTGGCAATACCGCATTGAAATGGGAAACCACAAAACAACTTGATTTAGGAGTCGAGGTTGGTTTTTTGACCGATCGAGTTCGCTTTGAGTTCGATTACTATGCCAAGAACACAAACGACCTTTTGCTCAATTATCAACTGCCATTCTATGCAGGCAATGGGACGATTGTTTCCAATATTGGTGAAGTGGAAAACAAAGGTGTGGAGCTCATGATTAGCGGAACACCCATAGACAGATCATGGCTGAAGTGGGACATGTCCTTCAACTTTTCGGTAAACAAAAACGAAGTGATAGACCTGGGTGAAGAAACAGAGATTTTTCCTACTACCCGATACGCAGATGCAGATGCACCGCTCAATATTATTAAAGAAGGAGAGTCTCTAGGTACATTTTATGGCTACAAGTATGAAGGCGTGTGGACATCTGCCGAAAGAGACCAGGCGGCATTGTATGGCAATGTGCCAGGAGATGCCAAGTACCATGACCTCAACGGTGATTTTATCATAGACACAGAGGACTTACAAATCATCGGAGAAGCTCAACCGAATTTTATTTATGGCTTTAGCAATACTTTCAAAATCAAAAATTTCGACTTGAGTATTTTGATGCAGGGAGTGTCTGGTGGACAGGTGTACAATGGTATGTATCAAAAGTCTGTAGGCCTGTTTGGACAAAGTCAGGCATTTACCAGCCCGGATCATTATCAGCGATGGACGACGACTAATGAAGAAACCAATGTGCCAGCCTTCAGTACCTCATCTCAGTTGTTTTCCAACAGCAGCAGATGGATTCAGGATGGGAGTTATCTGAGAGTGAAAAACATCACACTTGCTTACAATGTACCTACGGCGAATTTAGGCTCAATACTTTCGAGCATACAACGACTGCAGATATACGCTAGCGCAGACAATTTGTGGACATGGTCGGATTATACTGGTTATGATCCAGAGGCTTCATCGGCGGGTAACACCGTGGGTGGAGGTTCCAATACCGATGTGGATCAAAACATAGATACGGGTGCTTACCCTAATCCGAGAACATTTATTGCAGGTTTAAAAATCGCATTTTAA
- a CDS encoding AraC family transcriptional regulator, whose product MKRLKRELPPIGDNSCFTIQNHFDAKFDYPIHFHPEYEINVVLHTEGTRIIGDSKEDFRNNDIALVGPNLLHAWRSEKEKGVRVITIQFSNDLFEFNLLNKEGMQSISKLLNDSRKGVVFKKKNFDSIKRQILELIDLQGFRGFIAFLELLHTMSKSDYRLALSSLPYFSDFENSVDNRIEKVCHYIGQHFDRKITMEEVADVVNMSASAFSHYFKRYTYRSFTEYLLDIRIKKASQLLIESDTPIAIIHSKSGFNNASNFNRLFKKSKLLTPRAYRQKFSVKMA is encoded by the coding sequence ATGAAAAGACTCAAAAGAGAACTTCCTCCGATAGGTGACAATTCTTGTTTCACCATTCAGAATCATTTTGATGCTAAGTTTGACTACCCTATTCATTTTCACCCAGAATATGAAATTAATGTAGTGTTACATACTGAAGGGACTCGAATTATTGGAGATTCAAAAGAAGATTTCAGAAATAATGACATCGCATTAGTAGGGCCGAATCTGCTTCATGCCTGGCGTAGCGAAAAAGAAAAAGGGGTACGAGTAATTACTATCCAGTTTTCTAATGATTTGTTCGAATTTAACCTCCTCAATAAAGAAGGCATGCAATCCATTTCGAAACTACTCAACGATTCAAGAAAAGGAGTTGTCTTTAAAAAGAAAAATTTTGATTCCATCAAGCGCCAAATATTAGAACTGATCGATTTACAAGGATTTCGAGGGTTTATTGCATTTTTAGAATTACTACATACGATGTCCAAATCGGACTATCGCTTGGCACTCTCCAGTTTACCCTACTTCTCTGATTTTGAAAATTCGGTCGACAATCGAATTGAAAAAGTTTGTCATTATATCGGACAGCACTTTGATAGGAAGATAACTATGGAAGAAGTTGCTGATGTGGTAAATATGTCTGCTTCAGCCTTTAGCCATTATTTCAAACGGTATACTTATCGATCTTTTACTGAATACTTACTGGACATTAGAATAAAGAAAGCCAGCCAACTACTGATTGAATCTGATACACCCATTGCTATCATTCATTCTAAGTCTGGATTTAATAATGCTTCGAATTTTAATCGGTTGTTTAAAAAATCAAAACTATTAACCCCAAGAGCCTACCGACAGAAGTTTAGTGTAAAAATGGCCTAG
- a CDS encoding rhodanese-like domain-containing protein, producing the protein MIRLLIAILLIPSFGYAQDDMKKKAFYTLINSLISHSVPEVKADEVESTDVVWLDAREQNEYDVSRIKGAQFVGYDNFKIKSVNDIDKDAEIIVYCSIGYRSEKVAEKLEKAGYTNVKNLYGGIFDWYNSGQSVVDSLGNPTKKVHGYGRTWGVWLNDAETVY; encoded by the coding sequence ATGATACGTTTACTGATTGCCATATTATTGATTCCATCATTTGGCTATGCCCAAGACGATATGAAAAAGAAAGCCTTTTATACACTCATCAATTCACTGATCAGCCACTCTGTACCTGAAGTAAAAGCCGATGAAGTCGAAAGCACAGATGTGGTTTGGCTCGATGCACGTGAGCAGAACGAATACGATGTGAGCAGGATAAAAGGGGCACAGTTTGTGGGATACGACAATTTCAAAATCAAATCAGTGAACGACATAGATAAGGATGCTGAAATCATTGTCTATTGCTCTATCGGTTACCGAAGCGAAAAAGTAGCAGAGAAGCTAGAAAAGGCCGGCTACACCAATGTCAAAAATCTATACGGTGGTATATTCGATTGGTACAATTCAGGCCAATCAGTAGTGGACAGCCTAGGTAACCCAACCAAAAAAGTACATGGCTATGGCCGTACGTGGGGTGTATGGCTCAATGATGCCGAGACGGTGTACTAA
- the trxA gene encoding thioredoxin, translating to MATFSDIINSDQPVLVDFYADWCGPCQQMAPVLSELKSEVKGKAQVIKVDVDKNQKASQVYQIRSIPTMILFKKGQILWRHSGTSTKAQLKSVIESHL from the coding sequence ATGGCAACATTCTCAGATATTATCAATTCAGACCAGCCAGTGTTGGTCGATTTCTATGCCGACTGGTGTGGGCCTTGTCAGCAAATGGCACCTGTGCTTTCAGAACTCAAAAGCGAGGTAAAGGGCAAAGCTCAGGTGATCAAAGTAGATGTTGACAAAAACCAAAAAGCTTCTCAGGTTTATCAGATTCGCTCTATTCCTACCATGATCTTGTTTAAGAAAGGTCAGATTTTGTGGAGGCACTCAGGTACTTCTACCAAGGCACAACTCAAATCGGTCATCGAATCGCATCTATGA
- a CDS encoding LemA family protein: protein MSKKTLIILGVLAVVVIWMYSSVTGKYNNMVTMDEAVTAQWANVETQYQRRADLIPNLVSTVKGYAAHEKETLEAVVQARAKATSTTIDAGNLNAASLQQFQEAQSGLSSALSRLLVTVEKYPDLKANQNFLELQAQLEGTENRIAVERRRFNEAVQGYNTYVRKFPNTMFAGMFGFEKKTGFAAQEGSENAPKVEF from the coding sequence ATGAGTAAAAAGACATTAATAATATTAGGCGTACTAGCCGTAGTAGTAATTTGGATGTATAGTTCCGTGACCGGAAAATACAACAACATGGTAACCATGGATGAAGCTGTAACGGCGCAATGGGCCAATGTAGAAACCCAGTACCAGCGAAGAGCAGATTTGATTCCGAATCTAGTCAGTACGGTAAAAGGGTATGCTGCTCACGAAAAGGAAACTTTGGAAGCGGTAGTACAAGCCAGAGCCAAAGCGACCAGCACGACTATCGATGCTGGAAACTTGAATGCTGCTTCTCTACAGCAATTTCAAGAGGCGCAAAGTGGCTTGTCTTCTGCGCTATCGAGATTGTTAGTAACCGTAGAGAAATACCCTGATTTAAAAGCGAATCAGAACTTCTTGGAGCTTCAAGCGCAATTGGAAGGTACAGAAAATAGAATCGCTGTAGAGCGTAGAAGATTCAACGAAGCGGTACAAGGATACAATACCTACGTACGTAAATTCCCTAATACGATGTTTGCCGGTATGTTTGGCTTCGAAAAGAAAACTGGCTTTGCTGCGCAAGAAGGAAGCGAGAATGCACCTAAGGTGGAGTTTTAG
- a CDS encoding TPM domain-containing protein, producing the protein MKIKNTPTLFVLICFIFLSNITVAQDYVAIPELKQRITDLTQTISSNDLDYLEDKLARFEETKGSQIAVLILSSTKPEEIEQFSIRVAEKWKIGRGGVDDGVLMIVAMGDRKIRIDVGYGLEGAIPDIYAKRIIENIITPEFRHSQFASGINKGVDAIMDLINGEDLPAVTKKDYRPHGSAKNFSIGLIVFGLILLSVIKALIKKSSMKFVVALVIAILLAWIMANVVMGIFSFIVSLFVLFSNSTGGRGGGGYYGGGYYGGSGGGFSSGGGGFGGFSGGGGGFGGGGASGGW; encoded by the coding sequence ATGAAAATCAAGAATACTCCAACTCTTTTTGTCCTTATTTGTTTCATTTTCTTGAGCAATATTACAGTTGCACAAGATTATGTGGCTATACCCGAACTCAAACAGCGGATAACGGACCTGACACAGACCATTTCTAGTAATGACCTGGACTATCTGGAAGACAAACTGGCTCGATTTGAAGAAACTAAGGGCAGCCAGATTGCTGTGCTCATCCTATCTTCTACTAAGCCCGAAGAGATCGAGCAATTCAGTATTCGTGTGGCCGAAAAATGGAAGATCGGCCGTGGAGGTGTAGATGATGGGGTTCTAATGATCGTCGCTATGGGGGATCGAAAAATCAGAATTGATGTGGGCTATGGACTTGAAGGCGCCATTCCAGACATCTACGCCAAACGTATAATTGAAAATATCATCACACCAGAATTTAGACATAGTCAGTTTGCTTCGGGGATCAACAAAGGCGTAGATGCCATTATGGATTTGATCAATGGGGAAGACTTACCAGCTGTTACCAAAAAGGATTACAGACCTCATGGTTCAGCCAAGAACTTCTCGATAGGGTTGATTGTGTTTGGGTTGATCTTACTTAGTGTAATAAAAGCACTAATCAAAAAGTCTTCCATGAAATTCGTTGTGGCTTTGGTGATCGCAATTCTTCTCGCCTGGATCATGGCCAATGTGGTCATGGGAATATTCTCATTTATCGTTTCCTTGTTTGTGCTTTTCAGTAATTCTACTGGTGGCCGAGGAGGCGGAGGTTATTACGGTGGCGGATACTATGGAGGCTCTGGAGGTGGCTTTTCTTCGGGTGGCGGCGGATTTGGCGGTTTCTCCGGCGGAGGTGGCGGCTTCGGTGGCGGTGGCGCTTCTGGAGGTTGGTGA
- a CDS encoding 3-hydroxyacyl-CoA dehydrogenase: MNIKKVMIAGGGTLGSQIAWQTAFKGFDVVVYDAYESGLAASQKFHEQFAGIFQKSLGATSEEVAAAKARLTYTTSLPEASDSADFISESVPENAKIKREFYQELSKVVSADTIITSNSSTLLPSDFVSAVDKPKRFLALHFANMIWTFNVAEVMTHATTDPKVKEETIAFAKAIGMVPIVLNKEQNGYVLNSILGPMLTAALDLVEKGVVDFQEVDRTWMISGNPRGPFMIMDMIGLETMYNVMMHWGEVQNDKQKLANAEYLKTNYLNKGKLGIKTKGGFYDYPNPAFKDPEFLKG; this comes from the coding sequence ATGAATATCAAAAAAGTAATGATCGCCGGAGGGGGGACTTTGGGTTCACAAATCGCATGGCAAACGGCCTTCAAAGGATTTGATGTGGTAGTGTATGATGCCTACGAAAGCGGTCTAGCGGCTAGTCAGAAATTTCACGAGCAGTTTGCAGGTATCTTTCAAAAATCGTTAGGAGCGACCAGCGAGGAGGTAGCGGCTGCAAAGGCACGACTAACTTATACGACGAGTTTGCCTGAAGCCTCAGATTCCGCTGATTTCATTAGCGAATCCGTACCTGAAAACGCGAAAATCAAAAGGGAGTTTTATCAAGAACTTTCGAAAGTCGTATCGGCGGATACTATTATTACGTCCAATTCTTCTACGCTATTGCCTAGTGATTTTGTGAGTGCAGTCGATAAGCCCAAAAGGTTTCTTGCCTTGCATTTTGCCAATATGATTTGGACTTTCAACGTAGCCGAAGTGATGACGCATGCAACCACAGATCCGAAAGTGAAGGAGGAAACGATTGCTTTCGCCAAGGCTATAGGAATGGTACCCATCGTGCTCAACAAAGAACAGAACGGCTATGTGCTCAATTCAATTTTAGGCCCCATGCTAACTGCGGCGCTTGATTTGGTTGAAAAAGGAGTCGTTGATTTCCAAGAGGTAGATCGCACCTGGATGATTTCTGGCAACCCTCGTGGCCCCTTTATGATAATGGATATGATCGGTCTGGAAACCATGTACAACGTGATGATGCACTGGGGCGAGGTCCAAAACGATAAGCAGAAACTAGCGAACGCTGAATATCTGAAAACCAATTACCTCAATAAGGGAAAACTAGGAATAAAAACCAAAGGAGGGTTTTACGATTATCCCAATCCCGCTTTTAAAGATCCCGAGTTTTTGAAAGGATAA
- a CDS encoding alpha/beta hydrolase, with protein sequence MNFCCTTLLFLLLSVASVQCQNSIPPYGNNPEAGKYAEVNGIKIYYEIYGEGEPLLLIHGNGGSIKSSTPKIEYYKRKYQVIVMDSRAHGKTQDIGDSLTYEQMTADINAVLDRLSIDSCYIWGQSDGGIIGLKLAIDYPDKVKKLAVFGANLRPEPGVVYDEIEDWLNQSIANATDEYKLRLLLLMKYQPQIPISDLSKIKAPVLVMTGDRDVIRLEHSIEVFSNIKKSNLFVMPGATHFGSYEKPELFFQVLDDFFTKPVSTISTYDIIKDLKY encoded by the coding sequence ATGAATTTCTGTTGTACAACTTTATTGTTTCTGCTGCTATCAGTTGCATCCGTACAATGCCAGAACTCAATTCCCCCTTATGGAAACAATCCTGAAGCAGGGAAGTATGCCGAGGTGAATGGGATCAAAATTTACTACGAAATATATGGTGAAGGAGAACCCTTGTTACTGATTCATGGGAATGGAGGCTCTATCAAGTCTAGTACTCCCAAAATCGAATATTACAAGCGCAAATATCAGGTCATCGTCATGGATAGCAGAGCCCATGGAAAGACGCAGGATATTGGTGATAGCCTCACCTATGAGCAAATGACAGCAGATATCAATGCCGTGTTAGATCGGCTAAGTATAGATTCTTGTTATATCTGGGGTCAGAGCGATGGAGGGATCATTGGGCTGAAATTGGCGATTGACTACCCTGATAAGGTGAAGAAATTAGCGGTCTTTGGAGCGAATTTGCGGCCAGAACCTGGTGTAGTCTATGACGAAATCGAAGATTGGCTGAATCAGTCCATTGCAAACGCTACGGACGAGTACAAATTGAGATTGCTTTTGTTGATGAAATATCAACCGCAAATTCCCATTTCGGATTTGAGTAAGATAAAAGCGCCAGTTTTGGTGATGACTGGTGATCGAGACGTGATCCGATTAGAGCATTCCATCGAGGTTTTTTCCAATATCAAAAAGTCAAATCTGTTTGTAATGCCGGGTGCCACCCATTTCGGTTCTTACGAAAAACCTGAGTTGTTTTTTCAGGTATTGGATGACTTTTTCACCAAGCCAGTGTCAACTATTTCTACTTACGACATAATCAAAGATTTAAAATATTAA
- the mgrA gene encoding L-glyceraldehyde 3-phosphate reductase gives MAYQAAADRYDTMKYRRCGKSGLLLPAISLGLWHNFGHVDEYENGRKMVQYAFDRGITHFDLANNYGPPPGSAEENFGKMLKQDLMPYRDEMIISTKAGYHMWEGPYGEWGSRKYILSSLDQSLKRMGLEYVDIFYHHRPDPNTPIEESALALDHAVKQGKALYVGVSNYQPEQTAEIAKIFKELRTPFIIHQPRYSMFDRWVEDGLLDTLESNGIGSIVFSPLAQGLLTDRYLDGIPKNSRAAKASSPFLAADQITEEKLNQIRALQKIADARNQKISQLAIAWLLRNEVVTSVLIGASSVEQLKQNLMSIDNIGFTSQELEEIEQILKA, from the coding sequence ATGGCTTATCAAGCAGCAGCAGATCGGTACGACACGATGAAATACCGTAGATGCGGAAAATCAGGACTTTTATTACCAGCTATATCTTTAGGGTTATGGCACAATTTTGGTCATGTAGACGAATATGAGAATGGACGAAAAATGGTGCAATATGCTTTCGATCGAGGGATTACCCATTTCGACCTCGCCAATAACTATGGCCCACCCCCCGGCTCTGCTGAAGAGAATTTCGGGAAAATGTTGAAGCAGGATTTGATGCCTTATCGGGATGAGATGATCATTTCTACCAAGGCTGGCTACCACATGTGGGAAGGACCGTATGGCGAATGGGGGAGTAGGAAGTATATTCTATCTAGCTTGGATCAGTCTTTGAAAAGAATGGGATTAGAATATGTAGATATTTTCTACCATCACAGACCAGACCCTAATACGCCTATCGAAGAATCCGCTTTGGCACTAGATCATGCAGTGAAGCAAGGCAAGGCCTTGTATGTAGGCGTATCAAATTATCAGCCGGAGCAGACTGCAGAGATTGCTAAAATATTTAAGGAGTTGAGAACACCATTCATCATTCACCAGCCACGATATTCGATGTTTGACAGGTGGGTAGAAGATGGACTTTTGGATACGTTGGAAAGCAATGGAATCGGAAGTATAGTTTTCTCACCTTTGGCGCAAGGACTCCTCACGGATAGGTATTTAGATGGTATTCCTAAGAACTCACGTGCGGCCAAAGCGTCGTCACCATTTCTTGCGGCAGATCAGATTACCGAAGAGAAATTGAATCAGATTAGAGCTTTGCAAAAAATAGCAGATGCTAGAAATCAAAAAATATCGCAATTGGCCATTGCCTGGTTACTTAGAAATGAGGTAGTGACCTCCGTGCTGATAGGGGCGAGTAGTGTCGAGCAACTCAAACAAAATCTGATGAGCATAGATAACATTGGGTTTACTAGCCAGGAGCTGGAAGAAATAGAACAAATATTAAAAGCTTAA